The following coding sequences lie in one Pontibacter sp. G13 genomic window:
- the ruvX gene encoding Holliday junction resolvase RuvX, with protein sequence MARILSIDYGLKRTGLAWTDPLQIIATGVGCFPTNEVKAKIQELAAQEDIETIVLGWPTRHDGSDTHSTPAVRKFSHWLNKRFSDKQIVLWDERYTSKLALDAMIQAGVKKKRRSDKQLINEVSATILLQDYLEGNP encoded by the coding sequence ATGGCGAGAATTCTCAGTATAGATTACGGACTCAAGCGTACAGGCCTTGCCTGGACCGACCCTTTGCAGATCATCGCGACAGGGGTGGGGTGCTTTCCTACGAATGAAGTCAAAGCCAAAATTCAGGAACTAGCAGCGCAAGAAGATATAGAAACCATCGTATTGGGTTGGCCTACGAGACATGATGGGTCCGATACCCACAGTACGCCTGCCGTCCGCAAGTTCAGCCATTGGCTCAATAAGCGATTTTCTGATAAGCAGATTGTCCTTTGGGATGAGCGGTATACCTCCAAGCTCGCCCTCGATGCGATGATTCAGGCTGGCGTGAAGAAAAAGCGCCGGAGCGACAAGCAATTGATCAATGAAGTCAGTGCGACCATCTTGTTGCAAGATTACCTAGAAGGCAATCCGTGA
- a CDS encoding HAMP domain-containing sensor histidine kinase: MDRTLISRILIYAFAGLLIGGSLLYSNYLARELAEKEHRSVEDYADALKLVSTLDPTDPDAGSEAYYFILTRVVQSNGLEIPKILLGENNTIDGIDLRLPEGLTEEEKSQIAREMVEEWSDKYDPVEVEFTEGRTVKVAYGESFLLQQLRWFPLAQVAIALVFIGLVFGGFAISKRNEQNRVWVGLARETAHQLGTPVSSLMAWIELLKMKAEESPEDLELVQEMERDIKRLEMITERFSKIGSKPELIPQDTVETLERSAEYIRKRMSRSGNVKVEVVSDIPEGHSMQVNPQLFDWVIENLLKNALDAIQNQAGSITLYAKEKGTQLMIDVADTGKGIPKSQFKQVFNPGFTTKKRGWGLGLSLTKRIVENYHGGKIFVKQSEVGKGTTFRIILPNPSI; encoded by the coding sequence ATGGATAGAACCCTGATTTCTCGCATCCTGATCTATGCGTTCGCCGGTTTGCTGATCGGCGGTTCGCTGCTGTATTCCAATTACCTCGCGAGAGAACTCGCAGAAAAGGAGCACAGAAGCGTCGAAGATTATGCCGATGCCTTGAAATTGGTATCCACGCTTGATCCTACCGATCCAGATGCGGGCTCTGAGGCCTATTACTTTATCTTGACGCGGGTAGTTCAGAGCAATGGTCTGGAAATCCCCAAAATCTTACTTGGCGAGAACAACACCATTGATGGTATAGATCTCAGATTGCCTGAAGGTTTAACGGAGGAGGAAAAATCGCAGATTGCCCGGGAGATGGTAGAGGAATGGTCTGATAAATACGACCCTGTGGAGGTGGAATTTACAGAAGGTCGTACCGTCAAAGTCGCCTATGGGGAATCCTTCCTACTTCAGCAACTCCGCTGGTTTCCATTGGCACAAGTGGCGATTGCCCTCGTATTCATTGGATTGGTATTTGGTGGATTTGCGATCTCGAAGCGAAATGAACAGAATCGAGTATGGGTGGGATTGGCTCGAGAAACGGCCCACCAACTCGGGACCCCGGTTTCCAGCTTGATGGCGTGGATTGAATTGCTGAAAATGAAGGCAGAGGAATCTCCCGAGGATTTGGAGTTGGTGCAGGAAATGGAGCGGGATATCAAGCGTCTGGAAATGATCACAGAGCGTTTTTCCAAAATTGGCTCCAAGCCCGAACTCATTCCTCAGGATACGGTTGAGACTTTGGAACGATCTGCTGAGTATATTCGCAAACGGATGAGTAGATCTGGAAATGTAAAGGTCGAGGTGGTGTCTGATATCCCCGAAGGACATTCCATGCAGGTCAATCCACAGTTATTTGATTGGGTCATCGAAAATTTGCTTAAGAATGCACTCGACGCCATTCAGAACCAAGCGGGGTCGATCACTTTATACGCCAAGGAAAAGGGTACCCAGCTGATGATTGATGTGGCGGATACTGGTAAAGGAATTCCCAAGAGTCAGTTCAAGCAGGTTTTCAATCCCGGTTTTACCACCAAGAAGCGCGGTTGGGGGTTGGGTCTGAGTTTGACTAAGCGAATTGTCGAGAACTATCATGGCGGCAAGATTTTCGTGAAGCAATCTGAAGTAGGGAAGGGGACCACGTTCCGGATCATTCTGCCCAATCCGAGTATTTAG
- the hemA gene encoding glutamyl-tRNA reductase, whose product MGVPFKAVRLTHLQAPIDIRELIYLPEETCSKLLLELKELLDIREALIFSTCNRTEVYYVSPRDLSREIIGILCLAKGITNPEAYEPYFEMLCEEQAVVKQLFEVSMGLQSTVLGDLQIANQVKRAYALAHEAEMAEAYLHRLMHTIFHTNKRVQQETPYRDGAASVSYASTELATEVSSHLINPSALVIGMGEMGTDVARNLEMDAFGKVDLTNRTRAKAEPIAAETGATVIDFDQVPEVVGDYHVILSCVSVEKPLITKDMLLKHKADHLFLIDLGVPRTIAKEVEELPHVVLYTVDDIENMTARTLERRKGAIEDVKRIIQTEMEAFLSWRSQLSISPTIQRIKSALEQIRKDEMARFLKNANPKEAKLIEDITKSMMNKIMKKQVLTLKEACKRGEEGEMIDLLTELFDLEKETERHN is encoded by the coding sequence ATGGGCGTACCCTTTAAAGCAGTTAGGCTTACCCATTTACAGGCTCCCATCGACATACGTGAATTGATCTATCTACCTGAAGAGACCTGCAGCAAACTGCTGTTGGAGCTCAAGGAATTGCTGGATATTCGCGAAGCGCTGATTTTCTCAACCTGTAATCGTACAGAAGTATACTATGTATCTCCACGTGATCTATCCCGTGAGATCATCGGCATTCTTTGTTTGGCCAAAGGAATTACCAACCCAGAAGCCTACGAGCCCTATTTCGAAATGCTCTGTGAAGAGCAAGCAGTAGTCAAGCAATTATTCGAAGTCTCCATGGGTCTCCAATCTACCGTTTTGGGAGACCTCCAAATTGCCAACCAAGTCAAGCGCGCCTACGCATTGGCCCATGAAGCAGAAATGGCAGAAGCCTACCTGCACCGCTTGATGCACACCATTTTCCACACCAACAAGCGCGTCCAACAGGAGACTCCCTACCGGGATGGCGCTGCATCAGTTTCTTATGCGTCTACCGAATTGGCTACCGAAGTCAGTTCTCACCTGATCAATCCTAGCGCCCTCGTGATAGGCATGGGAGAGATGGGTACCGATGTTGCACGTAACTTGGAAATGGATGCCTTCGGGAAAGTAGATTTGACGAATCGGACCCGCGCCAAAGCTGAGCCTATCGCTGCTGAGACTGGCGCAACGGTGATCGATTTTGATCAAGTGCCCGAAGTGGTGGGCGACTACCATGTCATCCTCTCCTGTGTGTCCGTTGAAAAGCCCCTGATCACCAAGGACATGCTGCTCAAGCACAAAGCAGATCACCTGTTCTTGATTGATTTGGGAGTACCTCGGACCATTGCCAAGGAAGTGGAAGAACTTCCGCACGTAGTTCTGTACACGGTGGATGACATCGAGAACATGACTGCTAGAACGCTGGAGCGAAGAAAAGGAGCCATTGAGGACGTCAAGCGAATCATCCAGACTGAAATGGAGGCATTCTTGTCGTGGCGATCTCAGCTGTCCATCAGCCCCACCATTCAGCGGATCAAATCTGCTTTGGAGCAAATTCGCAAGGATGAGATGGCGCGATTCCTGAAAAACGCCAATCCCAAAGAGGCCAAGCTGATCGAGGACATTACCAAGAGCATGATGAATAAAATCATGAAAAAGCAGGTATTGACTCTCAAGGAGGCTTGCAAGCGTGGTGAAGAAGGCGAAATGATCGACTTGCTCACTGAGCTTTTCGACTTGGAAAAAGAGACCGAACGCCACAACTAA
- a CDS encoding YegP family protein encodes MFEIFQSEKSKEFFFRLKAKNGQTILSSEGYKTKSACQNGIESVKSNAPEDRRYDRQMSKDGKFYFNLKAANGQVIGSSQRYTAENSRENGIDSVKRNAPSAPLSDLTVAASP; translated from the coding sequence ATGTTTGAAATTTTTCAGAGTGAGAAATCAAAGGAATTCTTCTTCCGATTGAAGGCCAAGAACGGGCAGACCATCCTATCTAGCGAAGGCTACAAAACAAAAAGTGCATGCCAAAATGGGATTGAATCCGTCAAAAGCAATGCGCCTGAGGACCGTAGATATGATCGTCAGATGAGCAAAGACGGAAAATTCTATTTCAATTTGAAAGCTGCCAATGGTCAAGTCATCGGATCGAGCCAACGGTATACAGCTGAGAATTCCCGCGAAAACGGGATAGACTCGGTCAAAAGAAATGCCCCCTCTGCCCCGCTCTCGGACCTCACGGTGGCTGCTTCGCCCTGA
- a CDS encoding RNA polymerase sigma factor produces the protein MRRSKAPYPVYTDEDLMRCIAQGQEQAFDQLYQRYSGRMLNYFYRMLNHQEDVAHDFLQELFIRIIEKPHLYDPTKKFSTWLYAIASNMVKNEYRRRDVRKIMSNHGDMAHLTVSELMDELRIDRETFEGVLQNELTRLSENHREVFVLRFQEGMSIREISQIMTCSEGTVKSRIFYALKKLANSLKAFDPRV, from the coding sequence ATGAGACGAAGCAAAGCCCCATATCCCGTCTACACAGACGAAGACCTGATGCGATGTATTGCACAAGGTCAGGAGCAGGCTTTCGACCAATTGTACCAACGGTACAGCGGACGTATGCTGAATTATTTCTATCGCATGCTGAATCATCAGGAGGACGTCGCACATGATTTTTTGCAGGAGCTATTCATCCGAATCATCGAGAAGCCACACCTGTACGATCCGACCAAGAAATTTTCCACATGGCTCTATGCCATTGCATCCAACATGGTAAAAAATGAATACCGCCGCAGGGATGTCCGGAAGATCATGTCGAATCATGGAGATATGGCTCATCTCACCGTTTCGGAACTCATGGACGAGCTCCGTATCGACCGGGAAACCTTCGAAGGTGTCCTCCAGAACGAGCTGACACGTCTTTCCGAAAACCATCGGGAAGTATTTGTCCTCAGGTTTCAGGAAGGCATGTCGATCCGGGAGATTAGTCAGATCATGACGTGCTCAGAAGGGACCGTCAAGTCCCGTATTTTTTATGCATTGAAAAAATTGGCCAACAGTCTGAAAGCCTTCGATCCACGCGTGTAA
- a CDS encoding GNAT family protein — MIRISPQEPGIDTARLWLRETNPDNTRQVLLEEDKAAAMHFLGLQTQEDYEEALKNLAKGMESAWASFRLWKLVLKDNGEVIGNCGFHNWAKKHNRAELGYWMLTDTYKRQGLMKEALIEVIRAGFGEMGLWRIYANISPTNEPSQRLVKHHGFQKEGYMRQDYVRPDGVTDDSEMWALLKNEWRFR; from the coding sequence ATGATCCGAATTTCCCCCCAAGAACCCGGTATTGACACTGCTCGACTTTGGCTCAGAGAGACCAATCCCGACAACACGCGACAAGTGCTGCTAGAGGAAGACAAAGCCGCCGCGATGCATTTTCTCGGGCTACAAACCCAAGAAGACTATGAGGAGGCATTGAAGAATCTCGCCAAGGGGATGGAAAGTGCTTGGGCTTCTTTTCGCCTGTGGAAGCTCGTCCTCAAGGACAATGGTGAAGTCATCGGGAATTGCGGATTTCACAATTGGGCGAAAAAGCACAACCGCGCCGAGCTTGGCTATTGGATGTTGACAGACACTTACAAGCGGCAAGGATTGATGAAAGAGGCATTGATCGAAGTGATTCGTGCGGGATTTGGAGAAATGGGACTTTGGCGAATTTATGCGAATATCTCCCCTACCAATGAACCTTCGCAGCGCCTAGTCAAGCACCACGGTTTTCAAAAGGAAGGATACATGCGGCAAGATTATGTGCGTCCAGATGGAGTCACGGACGATTCCGAAATGTGGGCGCTCCTGAAGAATGAATGGCGATTCCGTTAG
- a CDS encoding GNAT family N-acetyltransferase — protein sequence MRFRNFTRSDLDWVYELHNIPEVLTYVAPAKDRKASKSWLATNIHQYRRHPGFGVWPAIRMEDGREIGWFALKPLGATKWMEVGYRLHPDVWGQGFATEGAEQMISFGFQEHGLNQVVAVTHPEHQVSQRVLEKCGMAYQGLAYHYKQEVAFFSIERS from the coding sequence ATGCGATTCAGGAATTTTACCCGGTCCGATCTGGATTGGGTGTATGAATTGCACAACATTCCGGAAGTCCTCACCTATGTAGCGCCTGCCAAAGATCGTAAGGCCAGCAAAAGCTGGTTGGCAACGAACATTCATCAATATCGGCGACATCCGGGTTTTGGCGTGTGGCCGGCCATCAGGATGGAAGATGGAAGGGAAATCGGGTGGTTTGCGCTCAAGCCGCTCGGGGCGACCAAGTGGATGGAAGTGGGATATCGATTGCATCCCGACGTGTGGGGACAGGGATTTGCAACAGAAGGGGCCGAGCAGATGATTTCATTTGGATTTCAGGAGCATGGACTGAATCAAGTGGTTGCAGTCACGCATCCAGAGCATCAAGTTTCACAGCGGGTGCTGGAAAAGTGCGGAATGGCCTATCAAGGGCTTGCCTATCACTATAAGCAGGAGGTGGCGTTTTTCAGTATTGAACGATCCTAA
- a CDS encoding MutS-related protein, giving the protein MDVTQTASATSPKAEYLAGRDRASDELATLNRRYNILAWSRLLVFAAGVAVTYFAFPFGFGIGIAVGGASLLGFLYLLKAHSEVAERRELQQRLVKIHDWEVSALEGDFSHFQDGREFVDPSHAYSYDLDLFGKSSMFQYLNRTGTMIGRMKLAEWLQKPQLDPAEIVNRQEAVVDLSQEPAWSLKFQALGMGQMESLEETQTILDWVDSPTFYSQHPWIPKARLMMPILFALTTVFWLLGSSATVVDLMGGFQFPGWVPGAIFLLNLTLVGQFIQTTNSQQNLIGQKSRLMGKFASMLGQIETRNFESKRMKDYQEDLKATGQTASDAIHQLSEWTYQLDQRLNMIAGILLNGVMLWDFHWMMKLEGWRTEYRSHVHEWTRIIAETDALMSFGRYRYNRPDLTFPIVENGAFHMDAEALGHPLIDPTSRIDNDVTFGKPGEFLVVTGANMAGKSTFLRTVGVNLIVAMAGGPVVAGKFTFAPVDMITSIRTTDSLSDHESYFYAELKQLKKIIDKLDAEGTAFVIVDEMLRGTNSRDKQTGSWRFIERLISKQAVGMVATHDLALGKLMDEYPGQVFNKRFEVDITDGKLTFDYKLRDGISQNLNATFLMEQMGIM; this is encoded by the coding sequence ATGGACGTTACCCAAACTGCCTCCGCAACCTCCCCCAAAGCCGAGTATCTCGCTGGACGTGATCGCGCTTCAGATGAATTGGCCACCCTCAATCGTCGCTACAATATCCTTGCATGGTCCCGATTGCTGGTGTTTGCCGCGGGAGTCGCCGTGACCTATTTCGCATTTCCGTTTGGATTTGGGATTGGCATCGCTGTAGGAGGGGCTTCATTGCTGGGCTTCCTCTATCTACTGAAAGCCCATAGCGAAGTGGCGGAGCGTCGCGAACTCCAACAGCGTCTCGTGAAAATCCATGATTGGGAGGTTTCCGCATTGGAAGGCGACTTCTCCCACTTCCAAGATGGTAGGGAATTCGTCGATCCATCGCATGCCTACAGCTACGATTTGGACCTGTTTGGCAAGTCCTCCATGTTCCAATATCTGAACCGCACAGGCACGATGATCGGTCGCATGAAGTTGGCAGAATGGCTCCAGAAACCTCAATTGGACCCAGCTGAGATTGTCAATCGTCAAGAAGCTGTTGTGGATCTCAGCCAAGAACCCGCTTGGAGCCTCAAGTTTCAGGCTTTGGGGATGGGACAGATGGAAAGTCTGGAGGAAACGCAGACGATTTTGGATTGGGTGGACAGCCCGACTTTCTATAGCCAGCATCCTTGGATTCCCAAGGCGCGGCTGATGATGCCGATTCTGTTTGCGTTGACGACCGTGTTTTGGTTGTTGGGATCATCGGCCACAGTGGTCGATTTAATGGGAGGATTTCAGTTCCCCGGATGGGTACCCGGAGCGATCTTCTTGTTGAACTTGACCTTGGTGGGGCAATTTATCCAGACGACCAATAGCCAGCAGAATCTCATCGGCCAGAAGTCGAGACTGATGGGCAAATTTGCCTCCATGCTCGGGCAGATCGAGACCCGAAATTTCGAATCTAAGCGGATGAAGGACTACCAGGAGGATTTGAAGGCTACGGGACAAACTGCCAGTGATGCTATTCACCAATTGAGCGAATGGACCTACCAACTCGATCAACGCTTGAATATGATCGCCGGGATCTTGCTGAATGGCGTTATGCTTTGGGATTTCCACTGGATGATGAAGCTTGAAGGATGGCGTACCGAATATCGCTCCCACGTCCACGAATGGACCCGAATCATCGCAGAGACCGACGCGCTCATGAGCTTTGGTCGATACCGATACAATCGCCCTGATTTGACATTCCCCATCGTCGAAAATGGAGCATTTCACATGGATGCCGAAGCACTTGGTCATCCGTTGATTGATCCGACAAGTCGTATCGACAATGATGTAACATTTGGTAAGCCGGGCGAATTTCTCGTAGTAACAGGGGCCAATATGGCCGGGAAAAGTACCTTCCTGCGGACTGTAGGGGTCAATCTCATCGTGGCGATGGCGGGTGGTCCAGTGGTGGCAGGGAAATTCACTTTTGCGCCGGTGGACATGATCACCAGTATTCGTACAACCGACTCGCTGTCCGACCATGAATCCTATTTCTACGCAGAACTCAAGCAGCTCAAGAAGATCATCGACAAGCTAGATGCAGAAGGAACGGCCTTCGTGATCGTGGATGAAATGCTCCGCGGGACCAATTCGCGCGATAAACAGACAGGATCGTGGAGATTTATCGAAAGATTGATTTCAAAGCAGGCGGTAGGAATGGTAGCGACCCATGATTTGGCTTTGGGGAAATTGATGGATGAATATCCCGGTCAGGTCTTCAACAAGCGATTCGAAGTGGACATCACCGACGGAAAGCTCACATTTGACTACAAGCTCCGAGACGGCATTTCCCAAAACCTCAATGCGACCTTTCTGATGGAACAGATGGGGATTATGTAG
- a CDS encoding glycosyltransferase, protein MKLLVLTSRFPYPIEKGDKLRIYHQIRTLSQNHKITLVSLSDHPVADSDLAEMQRWCEGVHVFRLRKGDIALNMLKGLLTGKPMMVSYFYRPHILRKVQQIASRVQPDHVLCQLVRMSEYAKAIDAPKTLDYMDNFSVGMARRAKRSGWLTKWLFDRESQLLAKYESDIFKVFDHATIISAQDRDLMPLSDQDQIAVIPNGIDTHFFQPRPETTPSHELVFVGNMGYFPNIQAAKYLAEEVMPRIWEVHPEVKLLLAGARPSSDVKALARNPKIEVSGWIDDIRDAYSDGRVFVAPLFTGQGQQNKILEAMAMGIPCITSPMVNEAIGATPGTEILLAATPNAFVEGAFDLIAHPEKAQKIGAKGCEYIRTHYSWEGAVQSLESVMGIHSPATPEPQQ, encoded by the coding sequence ATGAAGCTGCTGGTTCTGACATCCCGATTTCCCTACCCCATCGAGAAGGGGGACAAACTGCGAATCTATCACCAGATCCGTACCCTTTCGCAGAACCACAAGATCACGCTCGTTTCTCTATCCGACCATCCAGTTGCCGATTCCGACCTTGCAGAGATGCAGCGGTGGTGTGAGGGGGTCCATGTATTTCGGTTGCGGAAGGGAGACATTGCCCTGAACATGCTCAAGGGATTATTGACGGGCAAACCAATGATGGTGAGCTATTTCTATCGGCCGCACATTCTCCGGAAGGTCCAGCAAATTGCCTCTCGGGTTCAGCCAGATCACGTCCTGTGCCAATTGGTGCGAATGTCCGAGTATGCAAAGGCGATCGATGCGCCCAAGACCTTGGATTACATGGACAACTTTTCGGTGGGAATGGCTCGTCGCGCAAAGCGAAGTGGCTGGCTGACCAAATGGCTATTTGATCGGGAATCTCAGTTATTGGCCAAGTACGAATCGGATATTTTCAAGGTGTTCGATCATGCGACCATCATTTCCGCGCAAGATCGCGACTTGATGCCGCTGTCTGACCAAGACCAAATCGCAGTGATTCCCAATGGAATCGACACTCATTTCTTCCAGCCACGCCCAGAGACAACTCCTTCCCACGAGCTGGTATTTGTGGGGAACATGGGATATTTCCCCAATATTCAAGCCGCCAAATACCTGGCAGAGGAAGTCATGCCCCGCATTTGGGAAGTGCATCCTGAAGTAAAATTGCTACTGGCTGGTGCCCGCCCAAGCAGTGATGTGAAAGCACTCGCCCGCAATCCCAAGATCGAGGTATCTGGTTGGATCGACGATATCCGCGATGCCTATTCCGATGGGCGTGTATTTGTAGCACCGCTTTTCACGGGACAGGGCCAACAAAACAAAATCCTCGAAGCAATGGCGATGGGTATCCCCTGCATCACCTCCCCCATGGTCAATGAAGCGATCGGTGCCACTCCCGGAACCGAAATTCTCCTAGCCGCCACCCCCAACGCATTCGTAGAAGGCGCATTCGATCTGATTGCCCACCCCGAAAAAGCACAGAAAATCGGGGCAAAAGGCTGCGAATACATCCGTACCCACTACAGCTGGGAAGGCGCCGTCCAATCCCTCGAATCCGTCATGGGCATCCATTCACCTGCGACACCTGAGCCTCAGCAATAA
- a CDS encoding caspase family protein, translated as MQSFLVGNRYFFGIGINKYAHESISNLNNAQKDVEVFWKTIKESYRLPGLTETTWYDESATKTNIIDSLHTICNDASRLDEIIIYFSGHGVMKGNLNTAYWVPHDGNPHSISSLISYGEIMAQIEQSKAKHILMISDSCYSGALHKSVGELVDISTNTENPPPHFFNSVRKLHGYQSRWLLTSGAKELVSDGHPDHHSPFAGSLIAYMENQENKFFSYQNLAHYVTQSVAATQSFQTPISQHMTLAAHKLGQMAFIRKDFEVPEGFGDSVDQGVLAIKSLDGEEISPEDFKHASKELMLEWFETALKHLAEKEKESQDQTERKILQADSDRIRQQVEQLMQPKTSMKLTPVQIEQWKTAIRMNKVEKTLDEIIETIDENHDKRNTLFVQSSRFYGIKDDKEAGVFSNWNDSPLYNRLVRDIISVLDSIKKDLPGPNESISGGV; from the coding sequence TTGCAATCTTTTCTTGTAGGAAACAGGTACTTCTTCGGAATTGGAATAAATAAATATGCACACGAGTCGATCTCCAATCTCAATAATGCCCAAAAGGATGTAGAAGTATTTTGGAAGACGATCAAGGAATCCTATCGACTGCCGGGACTGACAGAAACGACTTGGTATGATGAATCTGCCACTAAAACCAATATCATCGACTCTCTTCACACCATCTGCAATGATGCAAGTAGATTGGATGAAATCATCATCTACTTCTCTGGTCATGGTGTAATGAAAGGCAATCTGAATACGGCCTATTGGGTCCCTCATGACGGGAATCCGCATTCAATCTCCTCCCTGATTTCATACGGAGAGATTATGGCGCAAATCGAGCAATCCAAGGCCAAGCACATCCTCATGATTTCGGATAGTTGCTACTCCGGCGCTTTGCATAAATCCGTCGGAGAGCTCGTGGACATCAGCACGAATACCGAAAACCCACCTCCGCATTTCTTCAACAGTGTAAGAAAGCTGCACGGGTACCAATCCCGATGGCTCTTGACCTCCGGTGCCAAGGAGCTGGTTTCTGATGGGCACCCGGATCACCATAGCCCATTTGCGGGATCATTGATCGCATATATGGAAAATCAGGAGAATAAGTTTTTCTCCTATCAGAACCTTGCTCATTACGTGACTCAAAGCGTTGCGGCAACACAATCCTTTCAAACTCCCATCTCGCAGCACATGACGCTTGCCGCACATAAGTTGGGGCAAATGGCTTTTATTCGAAAGGATTTTGAAGTACCAGAAGGGTTTGGGGATAGCGTGGACCAGGGCGTGCTCGCTATCAAAAGCTTGGATGGGGAGGAGATCTCACCCGAAGACTTTAAACATGCCTCGAAAGAACTCATGCTGGAATGGTTCGAAACGGCGTTGAAGCACCTAGCAGAAAAGGAAAAGGAATCGCAAGATCAGACCGAACGAAAAATACTTCAGGCAGATTCGGATCGGATCAGACAACAGGTAGAACAACTCATGCAACCCAAAACGTCTATGAAACTAACGCCAGTCCAGATTGAGCAGTGGAAAACAGCCATTCGAATGAATAAGGTGGAAAAGACCCTTGACGAGATCATAGAAACCATAGATGAAAACCACGACAAGCGGAATACGCTATTTGTCCAAAGTAGTCGCTTTTATGGAATCAAAGATGATAAGGAAGCAGGAGTATTTTCGAATTGGAACGATTCACCGCTCTACAACAGACTAGTTCGAGATATTATCTCAGTGCTAGACTCCATTAAAAAAGACTTGCCGGGGCCAAATGAAAGTATCTCTGGCGGAGTGTAA
- a CDS encoding ATP-binding protein produces MMMFTVYKQDPNRLFHLINEQHQQSPLIITTNKGPQKWTELLDDEVLAATLLDRLLIPFHVIQLN; encoded by the coding sequence ATGATGATGTTCACCGTGTACAAGCAGGACCCAAACAGGCTCTTTCACCTGATCAACGAACAGCATCAGCAGTCCCCACTCATCATCACGACCAACAAGGGGCCCCAGAAATGGACAGAACTCCTTGATGACGAAGTGCTCGCTGCAACACTCCTCGACAGGCTACTCATCCCGTTTCATGTCATACAACTTAATTGA
- a CDS encoding aldo/keto reductase has translation MMNTNDHRPIASYLPNAERYQPDFYKPAGQSGLQLPLVSLGLWHNFGEGDDLFECRNILRKAFDLGITHFDLANNYGPPYGAAEENFGRLFKRDFAGYRDELIISTKAGYDMWAGPYGRGGSRKYLMSSLDQSLKRMGLEYVDIFYHHCPDPRTPLKETVLALADICRQGKALYIGISNYYEVDQMKEMCRLMEHYEVPFVLNQLKYSMFERKAEAQMEFAEEAGYGVIAFSPLAQGLLTDKYLNGIPKDSRAMNPKSYLKSGSITPEKLSQIEELNQIAASRNISLAQMALLWVLRQPAVCSVLAGVSRVKQLEENVKLVGQAPLTLEEQQQIEMILTGAKQQN, from the coding sequence ATGATGAATACGAACGACCATCGACCGATAGCAAGTTATCTGCCGAATGCAGAACGCTATCAACCGGATTTTTACAAACCAGCAGGCCAATCTGGTTTACAACTGCCTTTAGTTTCGCTGGGGCTATGGCACAATTTCGGGGAAGGGGACGACCTATTCGAGTGCCGAAATATCCTCCGAAAAGCCTTTGACCTTGGGATCACACACTTTGATTTGGCCAACAATTACGGGCCTCCCTACGGCGCTGCAGAGGAGAATTTCGGGAGACTGTTCAAACGAGATTTTGCGGGATATCGCGATGAGCTGATTATTTCTACCAAGGCTGGATACGACATGTGGGCAGGTCCATATGGCCGGGGAGGATCGAGAAAGTATTTGATGAGCAGCTTGGATCAAAGCTTGAAGCGAATGGGACTGGAGTATGTAGATATCTTCTATCACCATTGTCCCGATCCTCGGACTCCCTTGAAGGAAACCGTTTTGGCGCTGGCGGATATTTGCCGCCAAGGGAAAGCCTTGTACATCGGGATCTCCAATTATTATGAAGTGGATCAGATGAAGGAGATGTGCCGATTGATGGAGCATTATGAAGTGCCTTTCGTTTTGAATCAGCTGAAGTATTCGATGTTTGAGCGAAAGGCCGAAGCACAAATGGAATTTGCGGAGGAAGCAGGCTATGGCGTGATTGCATTCTCGCCTTTGGCACAAGGTCTACTGACTGATAAATACCTGAATGGTATCCCCAAGGACTCCAGAGCCATGAATCCCAAGAGCTACCTCAAGAGCGGGAGCATCACGCCAGAGAAATTGAGTCAGATTGAGGAACTCAATCAAATTGCCGCGAGCCGGAATATCAGCTTGGCTCAGATGGCGTTGCTGTGGGTACTTCGTCAGCCAGCAGTATGCTCTGTATTGGCAGGAGTCAGCCGTGTAAAGCAGCTCGAAGAAAATGTGAAACTGGTCGGGCAGGCACCGCTTACACTTGAGGAGCAACAGCAGATCGAGATGATCCTGACCGGAGCGAAACAACAAAATTAG